Proteins encoded by one window of Lathyrus oleraceus cultivar Zhongwan6 chromosome 1, CAAS_Psat_ZW6_1.0, whole genome shotgun sequence:
- the LOC127083435 gene encoding basic form of pathogenesis-related protein 1-like — translation MGSFSILCILSLILIVSCSNITSAQDSPADYLKPHNAARSAIEGFNIPNLVWDNKIAAFAQNYANQRKDCKVIPSGGNGGHYGENLAISNGYISGAEAVKLWVDEQPHFDHHNNKCIDGECLHYTQVIWNDSLRVGCGKVKCDNGGTFITCNYYPPGNIPGQDPF, via the coding sequence ATGGGTTCATTTTCGATATTGTGTATTTTAAGTTTGATACTCATTGTGAGTTGCAGTAACATTACAAGCGCCCAAGACTCACCAGCCGATTATTTGAAACCGCACAACGCAGCAAGATCAGCTATTGAAGGTTTTAACATTCCAAATCTTGTTTGGGACAACAAAATTGCAGCTTTTGCACAAAACTATGCTAATCAACGCAAGGATTGTAAAGTGATTCCCTCGGGTGGTAATGGTGGACACTATGGTGAGAATCTTGCCATTAGCAATGGCTACATAAGTGGTGCGGAAGCAGTGAAATTGTGGGTGGATGAACAACCTCACTTTGATCATCATAATAACAAATGCATTGATGGTGAATGTCTTCATTATACTCAGGTGATTTGGAATGATTCATTACGTGTTGGATGTGGCAAAGTAAAATGTGATAATGGAGGCACATTTATTACTTGCAATTATTATCCTCCTGGCAACATTCCAGGACAAGATCCATTCTAA